In Streptomyces durocortorensis, a genomic segment contains:
- a CDS encoding VOC family protein, whose translation MAAFAHSAPCWADVQLPDLEAGKRFYGGLFGWTFRAGDGMPFADALSDGRLVAALAAKKDGRMPTAWGVYFATDDIRATVAAIREHGGQIITDPVRAGQAGILAQAADPGGAVFGLWQPGEREGFEKQNDPGSFCWTEVYTRQPERVDPFYEQVFGFRATDPDEAGHDVSGDTEALVDFRMWSPEGAEPGPGTAVGGRSVITDAFPAEMPSYFLIYFAVADCDAAAELAVRLGGRVAQPPFDIPYGRMAVLHDDQGAAFAVLQPGELLP comes from the coding sequence ATGGCCGCATTCGCGCATTCCGCGCCGTGCTGGGCGGACGTGCAGCTACCCGACCTCGAAGCGGGCAAGCGCTTCTACGGCGGCCTCTTCGGCTGGACCTTCCGGGCGGGCGACGGCATGCCCTTCGCGGACGCGCTGAGCGACGGCCGCCTGGTCGCCGCGCTGGCCGCCAAGAAGGACGGCCGGATGCCCACCGCGTGGGGCGTCTACTTCGCCACCGACGACATCCGGGCCACCGTCGCCGCGATCCGCGAGCACGGCGGCCAGATCATCACCGACCCCGTACGGGCCGGGCAGGCCGGAATCCTCGCGCAGGCGGCCGACCCGGGGGGAGCGGTCTTCGGCCTCTGGCAGCCCGGGGAGCGCGAGGGCTTCGAGAAGCAGAACGACCCCGGCTCCTTCTGCTGGACCGAGGTCTACACCCGGCAGCCGGAGCGCGTGGACCCGTTCTACGAGCAGGTCTTCGGCTTCCGCGCCACCGATCCGGACGAGGCGGGCCACGACGTCTCCGGCGACACGGAGGCGCTCGTCGACTTCCGGATGTGGTCCCCCGAGGGCGCCGAACCGGGCCCGGGCACCGCCGTCGGCGGCCGCAGCGTCATCACGGACGCGTTCCCGGCCGAGATGCCGAGCTACTTCCTCATCTACTTCGCCGTCGCCGACTGCGACGCGGCCGCCGAACTGGCCGTACGGCTCGGCGGCCGCGTCGCCCAGCCGCCCTTCGACATCCCCTACGGCCGGATGGCGGTCCTGCACGACGACCAGGGCGCCGCCTTCGCCGTACTGCAGCCCGGAGAACTGCTTCCATAA
- a CDS encoding acyl-CoA dehydrogenase family protein produces the protein MDAAFTAEQDEIRRTLRDLLAQHAGPDANRAAVRTAEGYDPVLWRRLSRDLGLPGLALPEEYGGAGCTVTELALACEETGRALLPSPLLATAALAAPLIAALGTPDQRAALLPRIADGTLTAALAVPGGSLATGLALTGDNRDGSWAGGGRAGGVQARGEREGDGWRLYGEADRVLDGHSAGLLLVAAHTGGYPRSRTLLFLVRPEEAAGLARTRLTAVDETRPLARVELRDTRAELLGAAESADAAGALAAAGRTVAAVLAAEAVGTAAGALERTVDYVKAREQFGRAVGSFQAVKHRLADLYVRVEAARSAALYAAWDPDAGPLALAQALEAARITAGEAVQLHGGIGFTWEHEAHLYLKRAAGDELLFGPVHRLRDHAAQCAGLFGSGRPAATAPHRAGV, from the coding sequence ATGGACGCCGCCTTCACCGCGGAGCAGGACGAGATCCGCCGCACCCTGCGCGACCTGCTCGCCCAGCACGCGGGGCCGGACGCGAACCGGGCCGCCGTGCGCACCGCCGAGGGCTACGACCCGGTTCTGTGGCGCAGGCTCTCCCGGGACCTCGGGCTGCCGGGGCTCGCGCTCCCGGAGGAGTACGGCGGGGCGGGCTGCACGGTCACCGAGCTGGCCCTCGCCTGCGAGGAGACGGGCCGCGCGCTGCTGCCCTCCCCGCTGCTCGCCACCGCCGCGCTCGCCGCCCCCCTGATCGCCGCCCTCGGCACCCCCGACCAGCGCGCCGCGCTGCTGCCCCGGATCGCGGACGGGACCCTGACCGCCGCGCTCGCCGTCCCCGGCGGCTCCCTCGCCACCGGCCTCGCTCTCACCGGCGACAACCGCGACGGGTCCTGGGCGGGCGGCGGCCGCGCGGGCGGCGTCCAGGCCCGCGGGGAGCGGGAGGGCGACGGCTGGCGGCTCTACGGCGAGGCCGACCGGGTCCTGGACGGGCACAGTGCCGGACTGCTCCTGGTCGCGGCCCACACGGGCGGCTACCCCCGCAGCCGTACGCTCCTGTTCCTGGTGCGCCCGGAGGAGGCGGCCGGGCTGGCGCGAACCAGGCTCACCGCCGTGGACGAGACCCGCCCCCTCGCCCGCGTCGAGCTGCGCGACACCCGGGCCGAGCTGCTCGGCGCGGCCGAATCCGCCGACGCGGCCGGCGCGCTGGCCGCCGCCGGGCGCACGGTCGCCGCGGTCCTGGCCGCCGAGGCGGTCGGCACGGCGGCGGGCGCACTGGAGCGGACGGTGGACTACGTGAAGGCACGCGAACAGTTCGGCCGGGCCGTCGGCTCGTTCCAGGCGGTCAAACACCGCCTCGCCGACCTGTACGTACGGGTCGAGGCCGCCCGCTCCGCCGCCCTCTACGCGGCCTGGGACCCGGACGCCGGGCCCCTCGCGCTCGCCCAGGCCCTGGAGGCGGCGCGGATCACCGCCGGGGAGGCCGTCCAGCTGCACGGCGGCATCGGCTTCACCTGGGAGCACGAAGCGCATCTGTATCTCAAGCGGGCGGCGGGCGACGAGCTGCTCTTCGGTCCGGTCCACCGGCTGCGCGACCACGCGGCTCAGTGCGCCGGACTCTTCGGGTCCGGCCGGCCGGCCGCCACCGCTCCGCACAGGGCGGGCGTCTGA
- a CDS encoding Zn-ribbon domain-containing OB-fold protein, with translation MPDALLPPVPDEDGAPYWEYAARGELRVQACAAPACGELRFPPRPCCPHCGSFESEWREMSGRGRLWSYVIPHPPLLPAYAEQAPYNAVVVELADAPHIRLAGNVVASPDAPLNSVDPARLRIGAPVRALFCPMGPSGSVTLVRWLLER, from the coding sequence ATGCCCGATGCACTGCTGCCGCCCGTCCCCGACGAGGACGGCGCGCCCTACTGGGAGTACGCCGCCCGTGGCGAACTCCGCGTCCAGGCCTGCGCAGCCCCCGCCTGCGGCGAACTCCGCTTCCCGCCCCGGCCCTGCTGCCCGCACTGCGGGTCGTTCGAGAGCGAGTGGCGGGAGATGAGCGGGCGCGGCCGCCTCTGGTCGTACGTGATCCCGCACCCGCCGCTGCTCCCCGCGTACGCCGAACAGGCCCCGTACAACGCGGTAGTGGTGGAGCTGGCGGACGCCCCGCACATCCGGCTGGCCGGGAACGTCGTCGCCTCCCCCGACGCCCCGCTGAACTCCGTCGACCCGGCCCGGCTGCGGATCGGGGCGCCGGTGCGGGCGCTCTTCTGTCCGATGGGGCCAAGTGGCTCCGTCACGCTTGTGCGTTGGCTGCTGGAGCGGTGA
- a CDS encoding nitroreductase/quinone reductase family protein: MARGVRLVQKVSATRAFARVAPHVVPALDRTVHRLTRGKVLLSARMLPGLVLRVPGARTGRPRTTPLACMPEDEAEGRWILVGSNFGRTGHPAWTANLLARPDEAVINWRGRDIPVRAALLEGEERARVWEAALAFWPPYAAYQKRVEREIRLFRLERR, encoded by the coding sequence ATGGCCCGCGGCGTACGCCTCGTTCAGAAGGTCTCCGCCACCCGCGCCTTCGCGCGGGTCGCCCCGCACGTGGTGCCCGCCCTCGACCGGACCGTGCACCGGCTCACCCGGGGCAAGGTGCTGCTCAGCGCCCGGATGCTGCCGGGGCTCGTCCTCAGGGTGCCGGGAGCGCGCACGGGCCGGCCGAGGACCACCCCGCTGGCCTGCATGCCGGAGGACGAGGCGGAGGGCCGCTGGATTCTGGTCGGCAGCAACTTCGGCCGTACGGGGCATCCGGCCTGGACCGCGAACCTGCTGGCCCGCCCGGACGAGGCCGTCATCAACTGGCGCGGCCGGGACATCCCGGTACGCGCGGCCCTGCTGGAGGGTGAGGAGCGGGCCCGGGTGTGGGAGGCCGCACTCGCCTTCTGGCCGCCCTACGCGGCGTATCAGAAGCGCGTGGAGCGGGAGATCCGGCTGTTCCGGCTGGAGAGGCGGTAG
- a CDS encoding enoyl-CoA hydratase/isomerase family protein, whose protein sequence is MALRIEREAAAGVALVTLDRPEKLNAIDLETAEELSSLWRELRFDENVRAAVLTGAGTRAFCTGIDRGVTVPQPPSPYAVDDPLLRIGPKANDLWKPVIAAVEGMACGGAFYLLGEAEFVVASREATFFDPHTTYGMVSAYEAIAMAQRMPFGEVARMSLMGTAERVSAERAYAVGLVSEVTEPGGAVAAALRSAAVVAAYPTEAVQGTVRAVWSAKEAARTQAMAQAPALIALGNLSPERQAELFEGRTSGGGNGGAGGAPRVR, encoded by the coding sequence ATGGCCCTGCGCATCGAACGGGAGGCGGCCGCCGGGGTCGCCCTCGTCACCCTGGACCGGCCGGAGAAGCTCAACGCGATCGACCTGGAGACGGCTGAAGAACTCAGCTCACTCTGGCGGGAGTTGCGATTCGACGAGAACGTGCGGGCCGCCGTCCTCACCGGGGCCGGCACTCGCGCCTTCTGCACCGGCATCGACCGGGGGGTGACCGTCCCGCAGCCCCCGTCCCCGTACGCCGTCGACGACCCGCTCCTGCGGATCGGCCCCAAGGCGAACGACCTGTGGAAGCCGGTGATCGCCGCGGTGGAGGGAATGGCCTGCGGCGGGGCGTTCTATCTGCTGGGCGAGGCGGAGTTCGTCGTCGCGTCCCGGGAGGCGACGTTCTTCGACCCGCACACGACGTACGGGATGGTCTCGGCGTACGAGGCCATCGCGATGGCCCAGCGCATGCCGTTCGGGGAGGTCGCCCGGATGTCCCTGATGGGCACCGCGGAACGGGTGAGCGCGGAGCGGGCGTACGCGGTCGGGCTCGTCAGCGAGGTGACGGAGCCCGGCGGCGCGGTGGCGGCGGCGCTGCGGTCGGCGGCGGTGGTCGCCGCGTACCCGACGGAGGCGGTACAGGGCACGGTCAGGGCGGTCTGGTCCGCGAAGGAGGCGGCCCGGACCCAGGCGATGGCCCAGGCGCCCGCGCTGATCGCGCTGGGCAACCTGTCACCGGAGCGTCAGGCGGAGCTGTTCGAGGGGCGGACGAGCGGGGGCGGGAACGGAGGCGCGGGCGGGGCGCCTCGGGTGCGGTGA
- a CDS encoding outer membrane protein assembly factor BamB family protein yields the protein MVEQLTQHDPRRIGPFEVLGRLGAGGMGLVYLARSASGRRVAIKTVRTELAEDQLFRVRFTREVEAARAVSGFYTAAVVDADPRAAVPWLATAYVPAPSLEEIVNECGPMPTQAVRWLAAGIAEALQSIHGAGLVHRDLKPSNVLVVEDGPRVIDFGIASGVSNTRLTMTNVAVGTPAYMSPEQARDSRSVTGASDVFSLGSTLVFAATGHAPFHGANPVETVFMLLREGPDLEGLPDDLRPLIESCMQMDATRRPSPADLQAQLAPHLFASGSDDSGTASAWLPSRATAMIEQRRGGGRATPPAPVVPPPPQQPPRPPHDRGRDQDTAWRSGADLRSPSPLASPLAPSSPMPSGSAPASSPPGASAAPDSGPVQLAGAKVPIGPGLRAGEVRGAAAAHPAAATGWVRPPAGLSASGPAPTAPTAPVPSPGPAPDTSPAAPDRWRPWRFRMSNDVWGTPVVSGDLLYVTSFEVHALDVGNGRRQFKTRDVAWAMAVEGGRIHASDGPSLYALDATSGAEQWRLRTDAWVYALKADRGTVLTATRGGGVQGWEASNGEKLWEITGAQTDFETAEAGPVIHDGTAYVWQDARLRALDARTGIERWSYPIGDAASCGGVPVRVTPAPDGYVYIAAGTRVLAVETNSGRVRWHFEAPAVFLSPPAFAPGPAVTGGGVYLADYLGTVYALDATTGKDRWRIATEARSSIEPVLVAVGNVHVGSGSALYTLDAVTGTPKWRFAAGGDVVGSPVVADGRVHFGSADHVLYTLDAAGGQLRWKLATGGEITGSPVARAGVVYACSKDRCVYALDALKGTGTGNRARA from the coding sequence GTGGTGGAGCAGCTGACGCAGCACGACCCGAGACGGATCGGCCCGTTCGAGGTGCTGGGACGGCTCGGGGCCGGCGGCATGGGGCTGGTCTATCTCGCCCGCTCGGCGTCCGGCCGGCGAGTGGCGATCAAGACGGTACGGACCGAGCTCGCCGAGGACCAGCTGTTCCGGGTCCGCTTCACGCGCGAGGTCGAGGCGGCCCGTGCCGTCAGCGGCTTCTACACCGCCGCCGTGGTCGACGCCGATCCGCGTGCCGCCGTGCCCTGGCTGGCCACCGCCTACGTCCCCGCGCCCTCGCTCGAAGAGATAGTGAACGAGTGCGGCCCCATGCCGACCCAGGCCGTGCGCTGGCTGGCCGCGGGCATCGCCGAGGCCCTCCAGTCCATCCACGGCGCGGGCCTCGTCCACCGTGACCTGAAGCCGTCCAACGTCCTCGTCGTCGAGGACGGTCCCCGGGTGATCGACTTCGGTATCGCGTCCGGCGTCTCCAACACCCGGCTGACCATGACGAACGTCGCCGTCGGCACGCCCGCGTACATGTCGCCGGAGCAGGCCCGGGACTCCCGCAGCGTCACCGGGGCCAGCGACGTCTTCTCGCTGGGCTCCACCCTCGTCTTCGCCGCCACCGGCCACGCCCCCTTCCACGGGGCCAACCCGGTCGAGACGGTGTTCATGCTGCTGCGCGAGGGGCCGGACCTGGAGGGGCTGCCGGACGACCTGCGGCCGCTGATCGAGTCGTGCATGCAGATGGACGCCACCCGGCGCCCCAGCCCCGCCGACCTCCAGGCCCAGCTCGCCCCGCACCTCTTCGCCTCCGGCAGCGATGACAGCGGCACGGCCTCCGCCTGGCTGCCGTCCCGGGCCACGGCGATGATCGAGCAGCGCAGGGGCGGCGGCCGTGCGACGCCGCCCGCGCCGGTCGTGCCGCCGCCCCCGCAGCAGCCGCCCCGGCCGCCGCATGACCGGGGCAGGGACCAGGACACCGCCTGGCGCAGCGGGGCCGATCTGCGCTCGCCCTCCCCGCTGGCATCCCCGCTCGCCCCGTCCTCGCCGATGCCGAGCGGTTCCGCTCCGGCCTCGTCGCCCCCGGGTGCTTCCGCCGCTCCCGACAGCGGTCCCGTCCAGCTGGCCGGTGCCAAGGTGCCGATCGGCCCCGGTCTGCGGGCAGGGGAGGTACGCGGCGCGGCCGCCGCGCATCCGGCCGCCGCGACGGGCTGGGTCCGGCCGCCCGCCGGGCTGAGCGCCTCGGGCCCGGCGCCCACGGCCCCCACCGCCCCCGTACCGTCTCCTGGGCCCGCCCCGGACACCTCACCCGCGGCGCCCGACCGCTGGCGGCCCTGGCGCTTCCGCATGTCCAACGACGTGTGGGGTACGCCGGTCGTCTCCGGTGACCTGCTGTACGTGACGTCCTTCGAGGTCCACGCGCTGGACGTGGGCAACGGGCGACGCCAGTTCAAGACCCGGGACGTGGCCTGGGCGATGGCCGTCGAGGGGGGCCGTATCCACGCCTCGGACGGCCCGTCCCTGTACGCGCTGGACGCCACGTCCGGCGCCGAGCAGTGGCGGCTCCGGACGGACGCCTGGGTGTACGCCCTCAAGGCCGACCGGGGCACGGTCCTGACCGCGACCCGGGGCGGCGGTGTCCAGGGCTGGGAGGCGTCCAACGGCGAGAAGCTGTGGGAGATCACCGGCGCCCAGACCGACTTCGAGACGGCGGAGGCCGGTCCGGTCATCCACGACGGCACGGCGTACGTCTGGCAGGACGCCAGGCTCCGCGCGCTGGACGCACGTACGGGCATCGAGCGCTGGTCGTACCCCATCGGCGACGCGGCCTCCTGCGGCGGCGTCCCGGTCCGGGTCACCCCCGCCCCCGACGGCTACGTCTACATCGCGGCGGGCACCCGGGTGCTGGCGGTGGAGACCAACTCCGGCCGGGTGCGCTGGCACTTCGAGGCCCCGGCGGTCTTCCTCTCGCCGCCCGCGTTCGCCCCGGGCCCGGCGGTGACCGGCGGCGGGGTGTACCTCGCGGACTACCTCGGCACGGTGTACGCACTGGACGCGACGACCGGCAAGGACCGCTGGCGGATCGCCACGGAGGCCCGGTCCTCGATCGAGCCGGTGCTGGTCGCGGTGGGCAACGTGCACGTCGGCAGCGGCAGTGCGCTGTACACCCTGGACGCGGTCACCGGCACCCCGAAGTGGCGCTTCGCGGCGGGTGGCGACGTGGTGGGCTCCCCGGTGGTCGCGGACGGCCGGGTCCACTTCGGCTCGGCCGACCACGTCCTCTACACCCTGGACGCGGCAGGCGGCCAGCTGCGCTGGAAGCTGGCGACGGGCGGCGAGATCACGGGCTCACCGGTGGCGCGAGCGGGCGTGGTCTACGCGTGCAGCAAGGACCGGTGCGTGTACGCGCTGGACGCGCTGAAGGGCACGGGCACGGGGAACAGGGCGAGGGCCTGA
- a CDS encoding lipid-transfer protein codes for MATLKDATAIAGIGQTAFAKRLPESEKTLACRAVLAALDDAGIAPSEVDGFASYTMEETDEVEVAKAIGAGDVTFFSKVGYGGGGSCATLAHLAAAIATGQASVGVAWRSRKRGSGPRPWKNTAAQLPTPAQWTRPYGLLRPADEIGMLARRYMHEYGATRDHLFNVALACRNRANQNPDAIMYDRPLTREMYMTARWISEPLCLFDNCLETDGALACVIVSAERARDCRRKPVYLHSVAQGLPAQHHGMVNYWNDDPLTGPAWTAARQLWKQADFGPDDVDVAQIYDAFTPLVPLSLEGYGFCGRGEGGAFTEGGALESGGRLPVNTGGGGLSEAYVHGFNLITEGVKQLRGTSTAQVPDAATCLVTAGEGVPTSAVLLRN; via the coding sequence ATGGCGACGCTCAAGGACGCGACAGCGATAGCCGGAATCGGGCAGACGGCGTTCGCGAAACGGCTCCCGGAGTCCGAGAAGACGCTCGCCTGCCGGGCGGTCCTGGCCGCCCTCGACGACGCGGGCATCGCCCCCTCGGAGGTCGACGGGTTCGCCTCGTACACCATGGAGGAGACCGACGAGGTCGAGGTCGCCAAGGCGATCGGGGCCGGGGACGTCACCTTCTTCAGCAAGGTGGGGTACGGGGGCGGGGGGTCCTGCGCCACCCTCGCCCATCTCGCCGCCGCCATCGCCACCGGGCAGGCGAGCGTCGGCGTCGCCTGGCGCTCGCGCAAACGTGGGTCCGGGCCCCGGCCGTGGAAGAACACCGCCGCCCAACTCCCCACGCCCGCCCAGTGGACCCGGCCCTACGGGCTGCTGCGGCCCGCCGACGAGATCGGCATGCTGGCCCGGCGCTACATGCACGAGTACGGAGCCACCCGCGACCACCTCTTCAACGTCGCCCTCGCCTGCCGCAACCGGGCCAACCAGAACCCGGACGCGATCATGTACGACCGCCCGCTGACCCGCGAGATGTACATGACCGCCCGCTGGATCAGCGAACCCCTCTGCCTCTTCGACAACTGCCTGGAGACGGACGGGGCGTTGGCCTGCGTCATCGTCTCCGCCGAGCGCGCCCGCGACTGCCGCCGGAAGCCGGTCTACCTCCATTCCGTCGCCCAGGGGCTGCCCGCCCAGCACCACGGGATGGTCAACTACTGGAACGACGACCCGCTCACCGGACCCGCCTGGACGGCCGCCCGACAGCTGTGGAAACAGGCCGACTTCGGGCCCGACGATGTCGATGTGGCCCAGATCTACGACGCGTTCACCCCGCTCGTCCCGCTCTCCCTGGAGGGGTACGGCTTCTGCGGGCGCGGCGAGGGCGGCGCGTTCACCGAGGGCGGGGCGCTGGAGAGCGGCGGGCGGCTGCCGGTCAACACCGGGGGCGGCGGGCTGAGCGAGGCGTACGTCCACGGCTTCAACCTCATCACCGAGGGCGTCAAGCAACTGCGCGGCACCTCCACCGCCCAGGTGCCCGACGCCGCCACCTGCCTGGTCACGGCCGGTGAGGGCGTGCCGACCTCCGCCGTCCTGTTGCGGAACTGA
- a CDS encoding FadD3 family acyl-CoA ligase, whose product MRGDQEWGSIPGLVRAAAERYGPAEAVADGRTRLSYAELGDRVDRAAAACIAAGVEPGDRVAIWAPNTLDWIVSALGAVTAGAVLVPLNTRFKGTEAAYILRRSRARLLFVTGTFLGTSYVASLRRAEVKLPDLERVVVLADTAPEDYTSWPEFLAAGEGVPSSSVRDRAAAIAPSAPSDLTYTSGTTGAPKGAVITHAQTLRAYGIWSELAGLREGDRYLIVNPFFHTFGYKAGIIACLMRGATMVPQPVFNVDTVLANIAAERISVLPGPPTLHQSLLDHPARAAHDLSALRLVVTGAAVVPLHLVERLRNELHIATVLTAYGLSEASGIVTMCRRGDAPEAVATTSGRAIPGTEVRVLAAPGTPGEVQVRGFNVMSGYFEDPDTTARAFTPDGWLRTGDVGVLDEAGRLRITDRIKDMFIVGGFNAYPAEIEQLLGLHPDIADVAVIGVPDPRLGEVGKAYAVRRRGATLTADDLIAWSRREMANFKVPRTVEFVPELPRNASGKVVKGELRGRG is encoded by the coding sequence ATGCGGGGCGACCAGGAGTGGGGCAGCATCCCGGGGCTGGTACGGGCGGCGGCGGAGCGGTACGGCCCGGCCGAGGCGGTGGCCGACGGCCGCACCCGCCTCTCGTACGCCGAACTCGGCGACCGCGTGGACCGCGCCGCCGCCGCGTGCATCGCCGCCGGGGTCGAGCCGGGGGACCGGGTCGCGATCTGGGCCCCGAACACGCTGGACTGGATCGTCTCCGCGCTGGGGGCGGTGACGGCGGGCGCGGTGCTGGTCCCGCTGAACACCCGCTTCAAGGGGACGGAGGCGGCGTACATCCTGCGGCGCAGCCGGGCGAGGCTGCTGTTCGTCACGGGGACGTTCCTGGGGACGTCGTACGTGGCGTCACTGCGGCGGGCGGAGGTGAAGCTGCCGGACCTGGAGCGGGTGGTGGTGCTGGCGGACACGGCCCCCGAGGACTACACGAGCTGGCCGGAGTTCCTGGCGGCGGGCGAAGGGGTGCCGTCCTCGTCCGTACGGGACCGGGCGGCGGCCATCGCCCCCTCGGCCCCCTCCGACCTGACCTACACCTCCGGCACGACGGGCGCGCCCAAGGGTGCGGTGATCACCCATGCCCAGACGCTGCGCGCGTACGGGATCTGGAGCGAACTGGCGGGCCTGCGCGAGGGCGACCGCTACCTGATCGTGAACCCCTTCTTCCACACCTTCGGGTACAAGGCGGGGATCATCGCCTGTCTGATGCGGGGGGCCACGATGGTGCCGCAGCCGGTGTTCAACGTGGACACGGTGCTGGCGAACATCGCGGCGGAACGGATCTCGGTCCTGCCCGGCCCGCCCACCCTCCACCAGTCCCTCCTGGACCACCCGGCACGCGCGGCCCACGACCTCTCGGCCCTCCGCCTGGTCGTCACCGGCGCGGCGGTGGTCCCCCTCCACCTGGTGGAGCGCCTGCGCAACGAGCTCCACATCGCCACGGTCCTCACGGCGTACGGCCTCTCCGAGGCGAGCGGCATCGTCACCATGTGCCGCCGCGGCGACGCACCGGAGGCCGTGGCCACGACCTCGGGCCGCGCGATCCCCGGCACAGAGGTACGCGTCCTGGCGGCCCCGGGCACCCCGGGCGAGGTCCAGGTCCGCGGCTTCAACGTGATGAGCGGCTACTTCGAGGACCCGGACACCACGGCCCGGGCGTTCACCCCGGACGGCTGGCTCCGCACCGGCGACGTGGGCGTCCTGGACGAGGCGGGCCGCCTGCGGATCACGGACCGGATCAAGGACATGTTCATCGTGGGCGGCTTCAACGCCTACCCGGCCGAGATCGAACAGCTCCTCGGCCTCCACCCGGACATCGCCGACGTGGCGGTCATCGGCGTCCCGGACCCCCGCCTCGGCGAGGTCGGCAAGGCCTACGCGGTCCGCCGCCGGGGCGCGACGCTCACCGCGGACGACCTGATCGCCTGGTCCCGCCGCGAGATGGCGAACTTCAAGGTCCCGAGGACGGTGGAGTTCGTTCCGGAGCTCCCGCGCAACGCGAGCGGCAAGGTGGTGAAGGGGGAGCTGCGGGGGCGGGGGTAG
- a CDS encoding TetR family transcriptional regulator: protein MTGQVRTVDGRVAGRRGQATRQKLLDCLSEMLSSSPYRDVKVIDVARKAGTSPATFYQYFPDVEGAVLEIAEEVAKEGAGLTELVAGRPWVGKAGWQTSEQLVEGFLDFWRHNDAILRVIDLGAAEGDKRFYKIRMKILNSVTNSLTDSVKELQSKGKVDKDVSPAAMAGSLVAMLAAVASHQKGFTTWGVKQAELRPNLALLVHLGITGKKPTK, encoded by the coding sequence ATGACAGGACAAGTACGCACCGTCGACGGCCGCGTGGCCGGTCGACGCGGTCAGGCGACGCGGCAGAAGCTGCTCGACTGCCTCAGCGAGATGCTCAGCTCCTCGCCGTACCGGGACGTCAAAGTCATCGACGTCGCCCGGAAGGCCGGGACTTCACCCGCGACTTTCTACCAGTACTTCCCCGATGTGGAGGGCGCCGTCCTCGAAATCGCCGAGGAAGTCGCCAAGGAGGGTGCCGGGCTGACCGAACTGGTCGCCGGGCGCCCCTGGGTCGGCAAGGCCGGCTGGCAGACCTCCGAGCAACTCGTCGAGGGATTCCTCGACTTCTGGCGGCACAACGACGCGATCCTCCGGGTGATCGACCTCGGCGCGGCCGAGGGGGACAAACGGTTCTACAAGATCCGCATGAAGATCCTGAACTCGGTCACCAACTCCCTCACCGATTCGGTGAAGGAGCTCCAGTCCAAGGGCAAGGTCGACAAGGACGTCAGCCCGGCGGCGATGGCGGGCTCCCTGGTCGCGATGCTGGCCGCGGTCGCCTCGCACCAGAAGGGGTTCACCACCTGGGGCGTGAAGCAGGCCGAACTTCGCCCGAACCTCGCGCTGTTGGTCCACCTGGGCATCACAGGCAAGAAGCCCACGAAGTAG